A single window of Marinobacter sp. LA51 DNA harbors:
- the ffh gene encoding signal recognition particle protein: protein MFENLQDRLSGSLRKISGQARLTDDNIKDTLREVRMALLEADVALPVVKDFVEGVRKRAIGQEVQRSLTPGQVFVKVVQQELERVMGEGNESLNLAVQPPAVIMMAGLQGAGKTTTVAKLSRFLKERQKKSVLVVSADVYRPAAIRQLETLAGEVGVEFFPSTAEQDPVDIAEGAIDAARKKHIDVVILDTAGRLHVDEQMMGEIGRLHKAVNPVETLFVVDAMTGQDAANTAKAFNDALPLTGVVLTKTDGDARGGAALSVRHITGKPIKFLGVGEKSDALEPFYPDRVASRILGMGDVLSLIEEAERKLDQKKAQKLTKKIKKGKSFDLEDFRDQLQQMKSMGGIGGLMDKLPGMGQMAQMAQQQVNDKSMGQMEAIICSMTPKERRYPDTINNSRKRRIASGSGTQIQDINRLLKQHKQMQKMMKKFGKKGGMANMMRGLGGMMPPGGGGGGGMPPFGRM, encoded by the coding sequence ATGTTTGAGAACCTCCAAGACCGACTTTCCGGTAGCCTGCGCAAGATTTCCGGTCAGGCGCGGCTAACCGACGACAACATCAAGGATACGCTGCGCGAAGTTCGGATGGCGCTGCTGGAAGCGGATGTCGCCCTGCCGGTCGTCAAGGATTTCGTCGAAGGTGTCCGCAAGCGGGCCATTGGCCAGGAAGTCCAGCGCAGCCTGACGCCCGGCCAGGTGTTCGTGAAGGTGGTCCAGCAGGAGCTGGAGCGTGTCATGGGCGAGGGCAACGAGTCCCTTAACCTGGCAGTGCAACCGCCGGCGGTCATCATGATGGCCGGTTTGCAGGGTGCAGGTAAAACCACAACGGTTGCCAAGCTTTCGCGCTTCCTTAAAGAGCGCCAGAAAAAGTCAGTGCTGGTGGTCAGTGCAGACGTCTACCGCCCTGCGGCTATCCGGCAGCTGGAAACCCTGGCTGGTGAAGTGGGTGTGGAGTTTTTCCCCAGCACTGCCGAGCAGGACCCAGTGGACATTGCAGAGGGTGCGATTGACGCGGCCCGCAAAAAACACATTGATGTAGTCATCCTGGATACCGCCGGTCGTCTGCACGTAGACGAGCAGATGATGGGTGAAATCGGCCGACTGCATAAAGCGGTTAATCCGGTTGAGACCCTGTTTGTCGTTGACGCCATGACCGGTCAGGATGCCGCCAATACCGCGAAGGCGTTCAATGACGCGCTGCCATTAACCGGTGTTGTGCTGACCAAGACCGACGGCGACGCCCGCGGCGGTGCGGCGCTGTCCGTTCGTCACATCACTGGCAAGCCAATCAAGTTCCTGGGTGTGGGTGAGAAATCCGACGCCCTCGAGCCCTTCTATCCTGACCGGGTTGCCTCCCGGATTCTGGGTATGGGCGATGTGCTCTCCCTTATAGAGGAAGCAGAGCGCAAACTGGATCAGAAGAAGGCCCAGAAGCTCACCAAGAAGATCAAGAAGGGTAAGAGCTTCGATCTCGAGGACTTCCGGGACCAGCTCCAGCAGATGAAGAGCATGGGTGGCATCGGTGGCCTGATGGATAAGTTGCCGGGCATGGGGCAGATGGCTCAGATGGCGCAGCAGCAGGTCAATGACAAGTCCATGGGGCAAATGGAGGCCATTATCTGCTCCATGACTCCGAAGGAGCGTCGCTACCCCGATACCATCAATAATTCGCGCAAGCGTCGAATCGCATCCGGCTCCGGTACCCAGATTCAGGACATCAATCGTCTGCTCAAACAGCACAAGCAAATGCAGAAGATGATGAAAAAATTTGGCAAAAAGGGTGGTATGGCGAATATGATGCGCGGACTTGGTGGTATGATGCCGCCCGGCGGCGGTGGTGGAGGTGGAATGCCTCCGTTTGGCCGTATGTAA